In a single window of the Saccharothrix australiensis genome:
- a CDS encoding ABC transporter ATP-binding protein: MTTAVEVSGVTVTVDATGHDIVRDVSFGLDRGEVMGVVGESGSGKSTLALALLGFARRGATITAGRVVVDGLDLLSLPPGELRRARGSRVAYVPQDPATALNPSLSLATQLTEGLRLPRREASARVRRLLEAVDLPADDAFLKRHPRRLSGGQQQRVAIAMAVAAGPRLLVLDEPTTGLDVVTQARVLRMVRELCREHDMAAIYVSHDLAVVAEVADRVTVVYGGEVVESGADRDVLTRAAHPYTRALLAAVPSATRRHRLVPIPGRAPGVGGYRRGCVFAPRCDHAVAECRATRPALVPGPSGTLTRCPRADEVVRAPRVPARAAERRVASDAEPEVLSVSGLHAGHGGRQVLFDVSFGLGRGECLAVVGESGSGKTTMSRCLVGLHEEQEGALAFRGRPIPAAARARDEDTRRGLQYVFQNPYGSLNPHRSVEGSLVVPLRHYFGVSARDSRRRVREALERVEIPARLADRRPAELSGGQRQRVAIARALVCEPEVLLCDEVTSALDVSVQAAVVELLRSLLADGLSMVFVTHDLAVVRSIADRVVVLNGGRVVESGDTDAVLTTPVHPYTRGLVAATLEVPDVLDSAV; the protein is encoded by the coding sequence GTGACCACGGCAGTGGAGGTCTCCGGCGTCACCGTGACCGTCGACGCCACTGGGCACGACATCGTCCGCGACGTCTCCTTCGGGCTCGACCGGGGTGAGGTCATGGGCGTGGTCGGCGAGTCGGGCTCGGGCAAGAGCACCCTCGCGCTCGCCCTGCTGGGTTTCGCGCGCAGGGGCGCGACGATCACCGCCGGGCGGGTGGTGGTCGACGGGCTGGACCTGCTCTCCCTGCCGCCGGGGGAGCTGCGCCGCGCGCGGGGCAGCCGCGTCGCCTACGTGCCGCAGGACCCGGCGACCGCGTTGAACCCGAGCCTGAGCCTGGCGACCCAGCTGACGGAGGGGCTGCGCCTGCCCCGGCGGGAGGCGTCGGCGCGCGTCCGGCGGTTGCTGGAGGCCGTGGACCTGCCTGCCGACGACGCGTTCCTCAAGCGCCACCCCCGCCGCCTCTCCGGCGGCCAGCAGCAGCGCGTCGCCATCGCGATGGCGGTGGCGGCCGGGCCGCGACTGCTCGTCCTGGACGAGCCGACGACCGGGCTCGACGTCGTCACGCAGGCACGCGTGCTCCGGATGGTGCGGGAACTGTGCCGCGAGCACGACATGGCGGCGATCTACGTCTCCCACGACCTCGCCGTGGTGGCCGAGGTCGCCGACCGCGTCACCGTCGTGTACGGCGGCGAGGTGGTCGAGAGCGGCGCGGACCGCGACGTGCTCACCCGTGCCGCCCACCCGTACACGCGGGCGCTGCTGGCCGCCGTCCCGTCCGCGACCCGCAGGCACCGCCTGGTCCCGATACCCGGTCGCGCGCCCGGCGTCGGCGGGTACCGGCGCGGCTGCGTCTTCGCCCCGCGGTGCGACCACGCCGTGGCCGAGTGCCGCGCGACCCGGCCCGCGCTCGTCCCCGGCCCCTCGGGGACGCTGACGCGGTGCCCGCGCGCGGACGAGGTCGTGCGGGCGCCGAGGGTGCCGGCGCGCGCGGCCGAGCGGCGCGTGGCATCCGACGCGGAGCCGGAAGTGCTGTCGGTGTCCGGGCTGCACGCCGGGCACGGCGGCAGGCAGGTCCTCTTCGACGTGTCGTTCGGCCTCGGGCGGGGCGAGTGCCTGGCCGTCGTCGGCGAGTCGGGCAGCGGCAAGACCACGATGTCGCGTTGCCTCGTGGGGCTGCACGAGGAGCAGGAAGGGGCGCTGGCGTTCCGGGGCCGACCGATCCCGGCGGCGGCGCGGGCCCGCGACGAGGACACCCGGCGCGGGTTGCAGTACGTGTTCCAGAACCCCTACGGCTCGCTCAACCCGCATCGCAGCGTGGAGGGCAGCCTGGTCGTGCCGCTGCGGCACTACTTCGGCGTCAGCGCGCGTGACAGCAGGCGGCGGGTGCGGGAAGCCCTGGAGCGCGTGGAGATCCCGGCGCGGCTCGCCGACCGCCGCCCGGCCGAGCTGTCCGGCGGGCAGCGCCAGCGCGTGGCGATCGCCCGCGCCCTGGTGTGCGAGCCCGAGGTGCTCCTCTGCGACGAGGTGACCTCCGCCCTCGACGTGTCGGTGCAGGCGGCCGTGGTGGAGCTGCTGCGCTCACTGCTGGCGGACGGCTTGTCGATGGTCTTCGTGACCCACGACCTGGCGGTGGTGCGCAGCATCGCGGACCGCGTCGTCGTGCTGAACGGGGGGCGCGTGGTCGAGTCGGGCGACACCGACGCGGTGCTCACCACGCCGGTG
- a CDS encoding ABC transporter permease yields MATERTPGPAPAAGAPPSDADGSPALLDVVPPDADGPSAPVDAPPSGAGGPSALGRAVRTGQARFGLVLLALVGLPVVFGPLVAPHAPDAIVGPPLAGPDGTFPLGTDILGRDVLSRLLHGGLGLTWMAVLAAGLGVVLGCLVGLTAAYRGGAVDTLLMRGTDVLLSFPEIIFVLLFVSVLGRGTLLTAVLVGVAFAPGVSRVMRGAALPVVGSEHVLWARANGLPATRVLLREVLPGVTSPLLVETGMRLVWAVSAIASLNYLGFGVAPPAADWGLMVGENQDGLSIAPLPVLAPIALILMMALGGNLVAESVARAVGRTGKTRPERTRTGKRRVGQERVGTIRAEGEG; encoded by the coding sequence GTGGCAACGGAACGGACACCCGGACCCGCACCGGCCGCCGGCGCGCCGCCGTCGGACGCCGACGGGTCCCCCGCACTCCTCGACGTGGTGCCGCCGGACGCCGACGGGCCCTCCGCGCCCGTCGATGCGCCGCCGTCGGGCGCCGGTGGGCCCTCCGCGCTCGGCCGCGCGGTCCGCACCGGGCAGGCGCGGTTCGGGCTCGTGCTCCTCGCGCTGGTCGGCCTGCCGGTCGTGTTCGGGCCCCTGGTCGCGCCGCACGCGCCGGACGCGATCGTCGGACCGCCCCTGGCGGGACCGGACGGGACCTTCCCGCTGGGCACCGACATCCTCGGCCGCGACGTCCTGAGCCGCCTGCTGCACGGCGGTCTCGGCCTCACGTGGATGGCGGTCCTCGCGGCGGGCCTCGGCGTGGTCCTCGGCTGCCTCGTCGGGCTCACCGCGGCCTACCGGGGCGGGGCCGTCGACACGCTGCTCATGCGCGGCACGGACGTCCTGCTGAGCTTCCCCGAGATCATCTTCGTGCTGCTGTTCGTGTCCGTGCTCGGGCGCGGCACGCTGTTGACCGCGGTGCTCGTCGGTGTGGCGTTCGCGCCCGGCGTCTCCCGCGTGATGCGCGGGGCGGCGCTGCCCGTGGTCGGCAGCGAGCACGTGCTCTGGGCGCGGGCGAACGGGTTGCCCGCGACGCGCGTCCTGCTGCGGGAGGTGCTGCCGGGCGTGACCTCGCCGCTCCTGGTGGAGACCGGGATGCGGCTGGTGTGGGCGGTGTCCGCGATCGCCTCGCTGAACTACCTCGGGTTCGGCGTCGCGCCGCCGGCGGCGGACTGGGGGCTGATGGTCGGCGAGAACCAGGACGGACTGTCGATCGCCCCGCTCCCGGTGCTGGCCCCGATCGCGTTGATCCTCATGATGGCGCTCGGCGGGAACCTGGTGGCCGAGTCGGTCGCCAGGGCGGTCGGCCGCACCGGGAAGACGCGCCCAGAAAGGACGCGCACCGGGAAGCGGCGGGTCGGACAGGAGCGGGTCGGGACGATCCGCGCGGAAGGGGAGGGCTGA
- a CDS encoding ABC transporter permease, with protein MPRLTTRASVPARSAPPGPGGATTRWLVRRLLLGVLVLLLVSVLLFLVTQALPGDVARIILGKDATAEQVAALRGQLGLDRSLVAQYWQWLSGVLSGNMGTSLESGEPVADVIGPRAFNSFALGVTSLALILPLAVVVGVVSAHRRDSALDKAFVAVSSLFTALPAFVVGMLLIAFFATSVLDVLPGVSDIPPGDLPWWYPAELVLPVTTLTLMGVMYLGRLVRASFIDAMNSEYVQTAVLKGLSGRRVLFRHALPNAVAASLPAAGLVAAVTITGVVVVEHVYSYPGLGSAVVGAVNSHDLPVLQASILILATAYYLFNLLADVLAALGGAR; from the coding sequence ATGCCTCGACTGACGACGCGGGCGTCCGTCCCCGCGCGAAGCGCGCCACCGGGTCCGGGTGGCGCGACGACCCGGTGGCTGGTCCGCCGGCTCCTGCTCGGCGTGCTCGTGCTGCTCCTCGTCTCGGTCCTGCTGTTCCTCGTGACGCAGGCGCTGCCGGGCGACGTGGCGCGGATCATCCTCGGCAAGGACGCGACGGCCGAGCAGGTCGCGGCGCTGCGCGGGCAGCTCGGGCTCGACCGGTCGCTCGTCGCGCAGTACTGGCAGTGGCTCTCGGGCGTGCTCAGCGGGAACATGGGCACGTCGCTGGAGAGCGGCGAACCCGTGGCGGACGTCATCGGGCCGCGGGCGTTCAACTCGTTCGCGCTGGGCGTCACGTCGCTGGCCCTGATCCTCCCGCTCGCCGTGGTCGTGGGCGTGGTGAGCGCCCATCGGCGCGACAGCGCGCTGGACAAGGCTTTCGTGGCGGTGTCGTCGCTCTTCACCGCGCTGCCCGCGTTCGTCGTGGGGATGCTGCTGATCGCGTTCTTCGCCACGTCCGTCCTCGACGTGCTGCCGGGGGTGTCGGACATCCCGCCGGGCGACCTGCCCTGGTGGTACCCGGCGGAACTCGTCCTGCCGGTCACCACCCTCACGCTGATGGGCGTCATGTACCTGGGGCGGCTGGTCCGCGCCTCGTTCATCGACGCGATGAACAGCGAGTACGTCCAGACGGCGGTCTTGAAGGGGCTCAGCGGTCGGCGCGTCCTGTTCCGGCACGCGCTGCCCAACGCGGTCGCGGCGAGCCTGCCGGCGGCCGGTCTCGTCGCGGCGGTCACCATCACGGGCGTCGTCGTGGTCGAGCACGTCTACTCCTACCCCGGCCTCGGGTCGGCGGTCGTCGGCGCGGTGAACTCGCACGACCTGCCCGTGCTCCAGGCGTCCATCCTCATCCTCGCGACCGCGTACTACCTGTTCAACCTCCTGGCGGACGTCCTCGCGGCACTGGGCGGGGCGCGATGA
- a CDS encoding ABC transporter substrate-binding protein yields the protein MLRRPPRARPVAGSGTPFGRPSSRLLGAVTGVVLVTATLAGCSPPERAGAGAGGTLRIAAATDAGETLNPYASNQSPTQQLRSALVYEGLTRLSPEGEVEWRLATDMTPDDGFRAWTIKLRPGVLFTDGSRFTSADVVASIKHLRDPANAVQGLAFIEMIDPAAVAAVDELTVRVGLSEPFAPFKDIWANVLLPMTKAGSVPERPIGTGPFAVKGFAAGRQSTLERFDGYWGDRPKLGAVEITEYPSQQAQANALLSNQVDIASGATPTIAKSLAGRDDVELLDSKGDFTLRIGLNTTVAPFDDVRVRQALRLLVDREQVVSNAFGGYARVANDHEGGTPRCGAPDLSQREQDVERAKQLLAEAGHGDLSFAITTDGLLPGMRELAQVFSENAAKAGVRVEVNVVTVPELLSKWGQWPAFIDFNPIPYLPTVLGGLLPGRVGNATHWDDPEFVALADRLFVAPEGERCPIMNRMHRIEHEQGAMITPAFVNVLMPHRADVRGLVPDVNGRPLSFLTNVTVGR from the coding sequence GTGCTGCGCAGACCCCCACGCGCCCGGCCGGTCGCCGGGTCGGGCACGCCGTTCGGACGCCCGTCGTCCCGGCTGCTCGGCGCGGTGACCGGCGTCGTGCTCGTCACGGCGACCCTGGCGGGCTGCTCGCCGCCCGAGCGGGCGGGCGCGGGCGCGGGCGGCACCCTCCGCATCGCCGCCGCCACCGACGCGGGCGAGACCCTGAACCCCTACGCGAGCAACCAGAGCCCCACCCAGCAGCTCCGCAGCGCGCTGGTGTACGAGGGCCTCACCCGCCTGAGCCCCGAGGGCGAGGTCGAGTGGCGGCTGGCCACCGACATGACGCCGGACGACGGCTTCCGCGCGTGGACGATCAAGCTCCGCCCCGGCGTGCTGTTCACCGACGGCAGCCGCTTCACCTCCGCCGACGTGGTCGCGAGCATCAAGCACCTCCGCGACCCCGCCAACGCCGTGCAGGGGCTGGCGTTCATCGAGATGATCGACCCGGCCGCCGTGGCGGCGGTGGACGAGCTGACCGTCCGGGTCGGCCTGAGCGAGCCCTTCGCGCCCTTCAAGGACATCTGGGCCAACGTCCTGCTGCCCATGACCAAGGCCGGCTCGGTGCCGGAGCGGCCGATCGGCACCGGGCCGTTCGCCGTCAAGGGCTTCGCCGCCGGCCGGCAGTCCACACTGGAGCGGTTCGACGGCTACTGGGGCGACCGGCCCAAGCTCGGCGCGGTCGAGATCACCGAGTACCCGAGCCAGCAGGCGCAGGCGAACGCCCTGCTGTCGAACCAGGTCGACATCGCGTCGGGCGCGACACCCACCATCGCGAAGTCCCTCGCGGGCCGCGACGACGTCGAACTGCTCGACAGCAAGGGCGACTTCACGCTGCGGATCGGTCTCAACACGACGGTGGCGCCGTTCGACGACGTGCGGGTGCGGCAGGCGCTGCGCCTGCTGGTCGACCGGGAGCAGGTGGTGTCCAACGCCTTCGGCGGGTACGCGCGGGTGGCCAACGACCACGAGGGCGGCACGCCGAGGTGCGGCGCGCCGGACCTGTCCCAGCGCGAGCAGGACGTCGAGCGGGCGAAGCAGCTCCTGGCCGAGGCGGGCCACGGCGACCTGTCGTTCGCGATCACGACCGACGGGCTCCTGCCCGGCATGCGGGAACTGGCCCAGGTGTTCTCCGAGAACGCCGCGAAGGCGGGCGTTCGGGTCGAGGTCAACGTCGTCACGGTGCCGGAGCTGCTGTCGAAGTGGGGCCAGTGGCCAGCGTTCATCGACTTCAACCCGATCCCGTACCTGCCGACCGTGCTGGGCGGCCTGCTGCCGGGCCGCGTCGGCAACGCCACCCACTGGGACGACCCCGAGTTCGTCGCGCTCGCCGACCGGCTGTTCGTGGCACCCGAGGGCGAGCGGTGCCCGATCATGAACCGGATGCACCGCATCGAGCACGAGCAGGGCGCGATGATCACCCCGGCGTTCGTCAACGTGCTGATGCCCCACCGCGCCGACGTCCGCGGGCTGGTGCCGGACGTGAACGGCCGCCCGCTCTCCTTCCTGACGAACGTGACGGTCGGGCGCTGA
- a CDS encoding LacI family DNA-binding transcriptional regulator has translation MGARSTPGSARRPTLHDVGRLAGTSTAVVSYVLNGGPRPVSDKTRIKVEEAIRMLGYRRNPLAGALSGGRSNLVGLLVPDTANAFFGELSRCVEAEGRRRGLLTLLGNTGYHSSLGDEYGEAFSELRPRGIFVTTGQQPRHEDETPRVYVQWAAPDPTSPSVTFDDFGGARLVVEHLIGHGYGDIACVAGEIEAGPAIGREGGWRRAMEDAGLPTEGRLVRAFFDRVEAERAVRRVLEGDDRPRAIYATTDEQALVTIRTATSLGLRVPDDLAVVGFDGVREARLGSFPLTTVRLPFEELAVRAFDALDETFYGGGGPGATVVLDGTLSIGVTCGCEPVATAGG, from the coding sequence GTGGGAGCCAGGAGCACGCCGGGTTCCGCGCGCAGGCCCACCCTCCACGACGTCGGGCGGCTGGCGGGCACCTCGACGGCCGTCGTCAGCTACGTGCTCAACGGCGGGCCCCGACCCGTGTCGGACAAGACCCGGATCAAGGTCGAGGAAGCCATCCGGATGCTCGGCTACCGGCGCAACCCGCTCGCGGGCGCGTTGAGCGGCGGCCGGTCCAACCTCGTCGGCCTGCTGGTGCCCGACACCGCGAACGCCTTCTTCGGCGAGCTGTCGCGCTGCGTCGAGGCCGAGGGGCGGCGGCGCGGCCTGCTGACGCTGCTCGGCAACACCGGCTACCACTCGTCGCTCGGCGACGAGTACGGCGAGGCGTTCTCGGAGCTGCGCCCGCGCGGCATCTTCGTCACGACCGGCCAGCAGCCTCGGCACGAGGACGAGACCCCTCGCGTGTACGTGCAGTGGGCCGCGCCCGACCCCACCTCGCCGAGCGTGACGTTCGACGACTTCGGGGGCGCGCGGCTCGTCGTCGAGCACCTGATCGGGCACGGCTACGGCGACATCGCCTGCGTGGCCGGCGAGATCGAGGCGGGACCGGCGATCGGCCGCGAGGGCGGCTGGCGGCGGGCGATGGAGGACGCGGGGCTGCCCACCGAGGGCAGGCTGGTCCGGGCGTTCTTCGACCGGGTCGAGGCGGAGCGGGCGGTGCGGCGGGTCCTGGAGGGCGACGACCGGCCCCGCGCGATCTACGCCACGACCGACGAGCAGGCGCTCGTGACGATCCGCACGGCGACGAGCCTGGGGCTGCGCGTCCCCGACGACCTCGCGGTGGTGGGGTTCGACGGCGTCCGCGAGGCGAGGCTCGGCAGCTTCCCGCTCACCACCGTCCGCCTGCCGTTCGAGGAACTGGCCGTCCGCGCTTTCGACGCCCTGGACGAGACCTTCTACGGGGGCGGCGGTCCGGGTGCGACGGTGGTGCTGGACGGCACGCTCAGCATCGGTGTGACGTGCGGGTGCGAACCCGTTGCCACCGCAGGAGGTTGA
- a CDS encoding B12-binding domain-containing radical SAM protein codes for MGRHVPIGLAYLSATLRAAGHETVVFDALAHVEDNHVVPDDELTGVERLKLATHPRWRHVVHWGARWERIAEAVAASRADVVGISCMFTPFYESAYDLARLTRSLLPEAAILLGGQHGTVFFHHTLQVPEIDAVVLGEAESTVVPLVAAIEEGRPFDGLAGVAFRCGAGRCACGTPGPPHVRPRAPFVPDLDALPMPAVDQLDFARYDHTTTLITSRGCPFSCTFCTVHATVGREFRARSPKHVVDEIEHCVERLGVRRFLIEDDNFTFDVDRVHAICDEILARGLDVRLRLPNGITVVKLTEDLVGKMVSAGFESLFFGLETTDVKRLRKMRKGFTSLPKVAEGASLFEKYGLSVNGSLIAGLPGQTLTEIVQDSVNCAVREVRFYTNPFYPIPGSPDYRTCLAEGLIDPLTEPALFDQFNFAFGNGELTSEQLYWTWIGTQAMALWPRYAVEGSTRRADGPVTPAEAARRLVEHSAALKASGQRLDVCAVVQDYRVVEGGLLVRTARENCFCAIQRVADDVRRTGTTDLCLFSGDVIAAAIAGYTGVPHAAEQVASDVGQGCSFLLRPTEAEPVAPIQREFVARLDATRREVVEEEVAVG; via the coding sequence GTGGGCAGGCACGTACCGATCGGGCTCGCGTACCTCTCCGCGACCCTCCGCGCCGCCGGTCACGAGACGGTGGTGTTCGACGCGCTCGCGCACGTCGAGGACAACCACGTGGTCCCGGACGACGAGCTGACCGGTGTCGAGCGGCTCAAGCTGGCGACGCACCCGCGGTGGCGGCACGTCGTGCACTGGGGCGCCCGGTGGGAGCGCATCGCCGAAGCCGTCGCCGCGAGCCGGGCCGACGTCGTCGGCATCTCCTGCATGTTCACGCCGTTCTACGAGTCCGCCTACGACCTCGCGCGGCTGACCAGGTCGTTGCTGCCCGAGGCGGCCATCCTGCTCGGCGGGCAGCACGGGACCGTGTTCTTCCACCACACCTTGCAGGTTCCCGAGATCGACGCCGTGGTGCTCGGTGAAGCCGAGTCGACGGTCGTCCCGCTGGTCGCGGCGATCGAGGAGGGCCGGCCGTTCGACGGGTTGGCGGGCGTGGCGTTCCGCTGCGGCGCGGGTCGCTGCGCGTGCGGGACGCCGGGGCCACCGCACGTCCGGCCGCGCGCGCCGTTCGTGCCGGACCTCGACGCGCTGCCGATGCCCGCCGTCGACCAGCTGGACTTCGCCCGCTACGACCACACGACCACGTTGATCACCAGTCGCGGTTGCCCGTTCTCGTGCACCTTCTGCACGGTGCACGCCACGGTCGGGCGGGAGTTCCGCGCCCGGTCGCCGAAGCACGTGGTGGACGAGATCGAGCACTGCGTCGAGCGGCTCGGCGTGCGCCGGTTCCTCATCGAGGACGACAACTTCACCTTCGACGTCGACCGGGTGCACGCGATCTGCGACGAGATCCTGGCGCGCGGGCTCGACGTCCGGTTGCGGCTGCCGAACGGCATCACCGTGGTCAAGCTGACCGAGGACCTGGTCGGCAAGATGGTGTCGGCCGGGTTCGAGAGCCTGTTCTTCGGCCTGGAGACCACCGACGTGAAGCGGCTGCGCAAGATGCGCAAGGGGTTCACCTCGCTGCCCAAGGTCGCCGAGGGCGCGTCGTTGTTCGAGAAGTACGGGCTGAGCGTCAACGGCTCGCTGATCGCCGGGCTGCCCGGCCAGACGCTGACCGAGATCGTGCAGGACTCGGTGAACTGCGCGGTGCGGGAGGTGCGGTTCTACACCAACCCGTTCTACCCGATCCCCGGTTCGCCGGACTACCGGACCTGCCTGGCCGAGGGGCTGATCGACCCGCTGACCGAGCCCGCGCTGTTCGACCAGTTCAACTTCGCGTTCGGCAACGGCGAGCTGACCTCGGAACAGCTGTACTGGACCTGGATCGGCACGCAGGCGATGGCGCTGTGGCCGCGGTACGCGGTCGAGGGCAGCACCCGGCGCGCGGACGGGCCGGTGACGCCGGCGGAGGCCGCCCGGCGGCTGGTCGAGCACAGCGCGGCGCTGAAGGCGTCCGGCCAGCGGCTGGACGTGTGCGCCGTCGTGCAGGACTACCGGGTCGTCGAGGGGGGTTTGCTCGTCCGGACCGCGCGGGAGAACTGCTTCTGCGCCATCCAGCGGGTCGCCGACGACGTGCGCAGGACCGGCACGACGGACCTGTGCCTGTTCTCCGGCGACGTCATCGCCGCGGCGATCGCCGGGTACACGGGCGTGCCGCACGCGGCCGAGCAGGTCGCGTCCGACGTCGGGCAGGGGTGCTCGTTCCTGTTGCGCCCCACCGAGGCCGAGCCCGTCGCGCCGATCCAGCGGGAGTTCGTCGCCCGGCTCGACGCCACCCGGCGGGAGGTGGTGGAGGAGGAGGTCGCCGTCGGGTGA
- a CDS encoding MFS transporter, with protein sequence MTTGLYLFAALNDFVPVVPVVVLLFTDAGLGPVEVSSLFAILAFAALALEVPSGAWADVTSRRRLLALGASARALCFALWVLFPSYPAFVLGAVLWGACHALTSGTLEALVYDHLRATGDTARYPRLMGRSRVAALTANVAATALAAPLLALGSYVLVEVVSGAVCLVTAAVALCLPEGAGARRPERGHRLTAYLGMLATGLSEVRRDVVVRRAALLAAVLPAVLVLDEYLPLLARSTGVPTATVPLMVILAVAGKAAGGWLAGRLAALRPTALAPALGAAAVLLAVGASSGHPLGVVPVAAGLGVVQLSIVLAQARLQDVVRGTARATVTSVAGLGTDAVAIAFYGWYAVGSGWFGIAALFAGFAVVPLLVATAMPRWLPGPGAR encoded by the coding sequence TTGACCACCGGCCTGTACCTGTTCGCCGCGTTGAACGATTTCGTCCCGGTCGTGCCGGTGGTCGTCCTGCTGTTCACCGACGCGGGGCTCGGCCCGGTCGAGGTGTCGTCGCTGTTCGCGATCCTGGCCTTCGCCGCGCTCGCGCTGGAGGTGCCGTCGGGCGCGTGGGCCGACGTCACGTCGCGCCGCCGGCTGCTGGCGCTCGGCGCGTCGGCGCGGGCGCTGTGCTTCGCGCTGTGGGTGCTGTTCCCCTCGTACCCGGCCTTCGTGCTCGGGGCGGTGCTGTGGGGCGCGTGCCACGCGTTGACCTCCGGCACGTTGGAGGCGCTGGTGTACGACCACCTGCGGGCCACCGGCGACACGGCCCGCTACCCGCGCCTGATGGGCCGGTCGCGGGTGGCCGCGCTGACCGCGAACGTGGCGGCCACGGCGCTGGCCGCGCCGCTGCTCGCCCTGGGGTCGTACGTCCTGGTGGAGGTCGTCAGCGGCGCGGTGTGCCTGGTGACCGCCGCGGTGGCGCTGTGCCTGCCGGAGGGCGCGGGGGCCCGGCGCCCGGAGCGCGGGCACCGGCTCACGGCCTACCTCGGGATGCTCGCGACGGGGCTGTCCGAGGTGCGCCGCGACGTCGTGGTGCGCCGGGCCGCGCTGCTCGCGGCGGTCCTGCCCGCCGTGCTGGTGCTCGACGAGTACCTGCCGCTGCTGGCGCGCTCGACCGGGGTGCCGACCGCGACCGTGCCGCTGATGGTGATCCTCGCCGTGGCCGGGAAGGCGGCGGGCGGTTGGCTGGCGGGCAGGCTGGCCGCGCTGCGCCCCACCGCGCTGGCGCCGGCGCTGGGCGCGGCGGCGGTGCTGCTCGCGGTGGGCGCGTCGAGCGGGCACCCGCTGGGCGTCGTGCCGGTCGCCGCGGGGCTCGGCGTGGTGCAGTTGAGCATCGTGCTGGCCCAGGCGCGGCTCCAGGACGTGGTGCGCGGCACGGCGCGCGCGACCGTCACGTCGGTGGCGGGCCTGGGCACCGACGCGGTGGCGATCGCGTTCTACGGCTGGTACGCGGTCGGGTCGGGCTGGTTCGGGATCGCGGCGCTGTTCGCCGGTTTCGCGGTGGTGCCGCTGCTGGTCGCCACCGCGATGCCGCGCTGGCTGCCCGGACCGGGCGCGCGGTGA
- a CDS encoding RICIN domain-containing protein, giving the protein MRSLARLARLSAAAASAVLLLAAGATAAHGAPAPGTGLTAPGTGVSAFPAAHLVSRIAPHRCLDVDARTLNKPRSNVQLWDCRWEGDPDQPHQLFDQLSILDRPSYEFRLRNQKSGKCLTYHPGGYPKPVWVERCDREGQGWRVQAVSGGHQFVAIQTAGLCLNVVETSGPPRAGIDLWQCAEQPHNTWTVS; this is encoded by the coding sequence ATGAGATCCCTCGCACGCCTGGCCCGGCTGTCGGCGGCCGCCGCCTCCGCCGTCCTCCTGCTCGCCGCCGGCGCCACCGCCGCGCACGGCGCGCCGGCGCCGGGCACCGGCCTGACCGCGCCGGGAACCGGCGTGTCGGCGTTCCCCGCCGCCCACCTGGTGTCCCGGATCGCGCCCCACCGCTGCCTCGACGTCGACGCCCGGACCCTGAACAAGCCGCGCTCCAACGTCCAGCTCTGGGACTGCCGCTGGGAAGGCGACCCCGACCAGCCGCACCAGCTCTTCGACCAGCTGTCCATCCTCGACCGGCCCTCGTACGAGTTCCGGCTGCGCAACCAGAAGTCCGGCAAGTGCCTGACCTACCACCCCGGCGGCTACCCCAAGCCGGTCTGGGTGGAGCGGTGCGACCGGGAAGGGCAGGGGTGGCGCGTCCAGGCCGTGTCCGGTGGCCACCAGTTCGTCGCGATCCAGACCGCCGGGCTCTGCCTGAACGTCGTGGAGACCAGCGGACCGCCGCGGGCGGGCATCGACCTCTGGCAGTGCGCCGAGCAGCCGCACAACACCTGGACGGTGTCCTGA